In Belonocnema kinseyi isolate 2016_QV_RU_SX_M_011 chromosome 4, B_treatae_v1, whole genome shotgun sequence, a single window of DNA contains:
- the LOC117171552 gene encoding thiamin pyrophosphokinase 1 isoform X2, which translates to MENQMCQLWDPTEIFRSLDENHAIVVLNRPILCEESVIKNIWKTAKVTVTVDGGTDRWLTFLGKDGEKVLNGSCQEYLPTLITGDMDSVSAGTLKKLESHGSKVLRTMDQNKTDYTKSLQELGFYCRESEIKLKAAYVLAETSGRFDQIIAGISTLYKSLHILDKTPVIQISKNSLIWLLQPGMHKIIIPEALKNCNSWCGLLPIGFPAKNVSTTGLKWNLEKQCLAMDGLVSSSNTYADEPYVTVSTDSPIVWTMGIEPIIKNIRR; encoded by the exons ATGGAAAATCAAATGTGTCAACTCTGGGATCCCACAGAAATTTTTCGTTCTTTAGACGAAAATCATGCAATTGTTGTCCTAAATAGACCCATTTTATGTGAAGAGAGTGTTATAAAAAACATTTGGAAAACAG ccAAAGTCACGGTCACTGTCGATGGCGGAACAGACAGATGGTTGACCTTTCTGGGAAAGGATGGAGAAAAGGTTCTAAATGGCAGCTGTCAAGAGTATTTACCAACTCTTATAACTGGAGATATGGATAGCGTGTCGGCGGGaacacttaaaaaattagaatctcATGGTTCGAAGGTCCTTCGTACCATGGATCAGAATAAAACGGACTATACCAAATCGCTGCAAGAACTTGGCTTTTATTGCAGAGAAAGTGAGATCAAA CTGAAAGCCGCGTATGTACTTGCTGAAACAAGCGGAAGGTTTGATCAAATAATCGCCGGCATCAGCACCTTATATAAAAGTCTACATATCTTGGACAAAACTCCG gtgatACAAATATCGAAAAATTCGCTAATTTGGCTACTGCAGCCAGGAATGCACAAAATAATAATACCTGAagccttaaaaaattgtaacagtTGGTGTGGTCTCTTACCAATTGGTTTTCCGGccaaaaatgtttcaacaacTGGCCTAAAGTGGAATTTGG AAAAACAATGTTTGGCCATGGATGGTTTAGTAAGTTCTTCCAATACTTACGCTGATGAGCCTTACGTGACTGTGTCTACCGATAGCCCAATTGTATGGACAATGGGCATCGAaccaataataaagaatattCGAAGATAG
- the LOC117171552 gene encoding thiamin pyrophosphokinase 1 isoform X1 — protein sequence MKERKALYGILFQFRECSKKSNMENQMCQLWDPTEIFRSLDENHAIVVLNRPILCEESVIKNIWKTAKVTVTVDGGTDRWLTFLGKDGEKVLNGSCQEYLPTLITGDMDSVSAGTLKKLESHGSKVLRTMDQNKTDYTKSLQELGFYCRESEIKLKAAYVLAETSGRFDQIIAGISTLYKSLHILDKTPVIQISKNSLIWLLQPGMHKIIIPEALKNCNSWCGLLPIGFPAKNVSTTGLKWNLEKQCLAMDGLVSSSNTYADEPYVTVSTDSPIVWTMGIEPIIKNIRR from the exons atgaaagaaaggAAAGCACTTTATGGAATTTTGTTTCAGTTTCGGGAATGTAGCAAAAAGTCCAATATGGAAAATCAAATGTGTCAACTCTGGGATCCCACAGAAATTTTTCGTTCTTTAGACGAAAATCATGCAATTGTTGTCCTAAATAGACCCATTTTATGTGAAGAGAGTGTTATAAAAAACATTTGGAAAACAG ccAAAGTCACGGTCACTGTCGATGGCGGAACAGACAGATGGTTGACCTTTCTGGGAAAGGATGGAGAAAAGGTTCTAAATGGCAGCTGTCAAGAGTATTTACCAACTCTTATAACTGGAGATATGGATAGCGTGTCGGCGGGaacacttaaaaaattagaatctcATGGTTCGAAGGTCCTTCGTACCATGGATCAGAATAAAACGGACTATACCAAATCGCTGCAAGAACTTGGCTTTTATTGCAGAGAAAGTGAGATCAAA CTGAAAGCCGCGTATGTACTTGCTGAAACAAGCGGAAGGTTTGATCAAATAATCGCCGGCATCAGCACCTTATATAAAAGTCTACATATCTTGGACAAAACTCCG gtgatACAAATATCGAAAAATTCGCTAATTTGGCTACTGCAGCCAGGAATGCACAAAATAATAATACCTGAagccttaaaaaattgtaacagtTGGTGTGGTCTCTTACCAATTGGTTTTCCGGccaaaaatgtttcaacaacTGGCCTAAAGTGGAATTTGG AAAAACAATGTTTGGCCATGGATGGTTTAGTAAGTTCTTCCAATACTTACGCTGATGAGCCTTACGTGACTGTGTCTACCGATAGCCCAATTGTATGGACAATGGGCATCGAaccaataataaagaatattCGAAGATAG